From one Aeropyrum camini SY1 = JCM 12091 genomic stretch:
- the rpl12p gene encoding 50S ribosomal protein P1: MAQEGKAYIHLALAIYYAGGKIDEETLKKAAEAIGLQVDEAKIKMLVASLEEVNLEEVLKQAVAAPVAAAAAAPAAAPAAEEKAEEEKKEEEEEKKEEEVDLSGLSGMFGF; encoded by the coding sequence ATGGCCCAGGAGGGGAAGGCGTATATACACCTCGCCCTAGCCATCTACTACGCGGGCGGTAAAATAGATGAGGAGACACTCAAGAAAGCAGCCGAAGCAATAGGGCTACAGGTAGACGAGGCTAAGATAAAGATGCTGGTAGCCAGCCTGGAGGAGGTGAACCTGGAGGAAGTGCTGAAGCAGGCCGTGGCAGCCCCAGTAGCAGCCGCGGCGGCCGCCCCGGCGGCAGCACCAGCAGCAGAAGAGAAGGCCGAGGAGGAGAAGAAAGAGGAGGAAGAGGAGAAGAAGGAGGAAGAGGTCGACCTCTCCGGCCTCTCAGGCATGTTCGGCTTCTAA
- a CDS encoding 50S ribosomal protein L10 codes for MSLVGQMYKREKPIPEWKTRMLRELEDLFRKHRVVLFADLTGTPTFVVQRVRKKLWKKYPMMVAKKRIILRAMKSAGVELDENLLDDLVRGQMLLVFADGNPFKIVKEVEKEKVAMPVKPGDKAESEIRIPEGMTNLTPGPILSVFGKLRIQYQVRGGKIYIAKETVVAKPGDTISEDLAGLLMALGIRPIEKGVRVKFALDGGVLITEELLRPDIDALRSDILETAKEALGLAAEIVYIPVPEAVEAAIVKAALAASAVAAETGFIAPGTVEDVVRKAIAEEAAVVALLGDKAGELGIETAAPAAAPAAEEKAEEEKKEEEEEKKEEDQELSGLDSIFGGF; via the coding sequence GTGAGCCTTGTAGGGCAGATGTATAAGAGGGAGAAGCCTATACCCGAGTGGAAGACTCGAATGCTAAGGGAGCTTGAGGACCTCTTCAGGAAGCACAGGGTTGTGCTGTTTGCAGACCTCACAGGCACGCCGACATTCGTTGTGCAGAGGGTGAGGAAGAAGCTTTGGAAGAAGTATCCTATGATGGTGGCTAAGAAGAGGATTATACTCAGGGCTATGAAGTCGGCTGGCGTCGAGCTTGACGAGAATCTCTTGGACGATCTAGTCAGGGGTCAGATGCTCCTTGTCTTCGCAGACGGTAACCCCTTCAAGATCGTTAAGGAGGTGGAGAAGGAGAAGGTTGCCATGCCCGTCAAGCCTGGGGATAAGGCTGAGTCGGAGATCAGGATACCAGAGGGGATGACAAACCTCACTCCCGGCCCTATACTGAGCGTCTTCGGGAAGCTGCGCATCCAATACCAGGTGAGGGGTGGTAAGATCTACATAGCCAAGGAGACTGTCGTGGCGAAGCCGGGCGACACAATAAGCGAGGACCTGGCCGGGCTCCTTATGGCGCTTGGGATAAGGCCTATTGAGAAGGGGGTTAGGGTCAAGTTCGCGTTAGACGGGGGCGTGCTTATAACCGAGGAGCTCCTGAGGCCGGACATAGATGCTCTCAGAAGCGATATCCTGGAGACAGCGAAGGAGGCCCTAGGCCTAGCCGCGGAGATAGTCTACATCCCAGTGCCTGAAGCCGTCGAGGCAGCCATAGTGAAGGCGGCGCTTGCTGCCTCCGCGGTGGCGGCGGAGACAGGGTTTATAGCGCCCGGCACTGTAGAGGATGTTGTCAGAAAGGCTATAGCCGAGGAGGCGGCAGTCGTGGCTCTCCTGGGCGACAAGGCGGGAGAGCTGGGAATAGAAACGGCCGCCCCGGCGGCAGCACCAGCAGCAGAAGAGAAGGCCGAGGAGGAGAAGAAAGAGGAGGAAGAGGAGAAGAAGGAGGAAGACCAGGAGCTCAGCGGACTCGACAGTATCTTCGGCGGCTTCTAA
- a CDS encoding 50S ribosomal protein L1 yields MSQEAVFASIEEAISKSLKLGRGKRFKQSVEIIVALKDIDLKSPQARIRETVFLPNRPPKEAKVCVVAHGDMELQAREAGVEVLNRQDLQNLSQNKREIKKLARRCYWVLVRADLMGLAGRILGPALGPRGKAPVPVPPNANIKDLIERYKAAVWVRIRNQPQVMAKIGTEDMSPKELAENALAVIQVIENRLGRGKIARVYVKKTMGPPVEVPALG; encoded by the coding sequence TTGTCGCAGGAAGCAGTGTTCGCCAGCATCGAGGAGGCTATAAGCAAGTCTCTGAAGCTGGGTAGGGGTAAGAGGTTCAAGCAGTCTGTGGAGATTATAGTGGCGCTTAAGGATATAGACTTGAAGAGCCCGCAGGCCAGGATAAGGGAGACTGTCTTCCTTCCAAACAGGCCTCCCAAGGAGGCTAAAGTGTGCGTCGTTGCTCATGGAGACATGGAGCTCCAGGCCAGGGAGGCGGGAGTCGAGGTCCTGAACCGGCAGGATCTCCAGAACCTCTCGCAGAATAAGAGGGAGATTAAGAAGCTGGCCCGGAGGTGCTACTGGGTTCTTGTAAGGGCCGATCTTATGGGCCTCGCAGGCAGGATACTTGGCCCCGCACTAGGGCCTAGGGGGAAGGCTCCCGTGCCTGTGCCGCCCAACGCGAACATAAAGGATTTGATAGAGAGGTATAAAGCGGCCGTGTGGGTTAGGATTAGGAACCAGCCCCAGGTTATGGCCAAGATTGGTACTGAGGATATGAGCCCTAAGGAGCTTGCTGAGAACGCGCTCGCCGTAATACAGGTTATAGAGAACAGGCTTGGTAGAGGTAAGATCGCAAGGGTTTACGTGAAGAAGACTATGGGGCCGCCTGTCGAGGTCCCCGCTCTAGGTTGA
- a CDS encoding transcription elongation factor Spt5: MDGEADARFYAILVTSGAEVNVATIIAERVRALGLDIRSIIVPPRIKGYVILEAHDPGDVYDATRGLRHVKRRRPLILKFEEVMKLVKPEVEIPALKPGQVVEIVAGAFKGMKAKVIDVNQAKGQVTVSLLEPLFRATATIPIDEVRPLEE, from the coding sequence TTGGACGGAGAGGCTGACGCGAGGTTCTACGCCATACTTGTAACTAGCGGTGCTGAGGTTAATGTTGCAACCATAATAGCCGAGAGAGTTAGAGCACTAGGCCTGGACATAAGGAGCATAATAGTACCCCCCAGGATAAAGGGCTACGTAATACTAGAGGCACACGACCCCGGGGACGTGTACGACGCCACGAGGGGGCTAAGGCATGTGAAGCGGAGGCGGCCACTCATACTCAAATTCGAGGAGGTTATGAAACTTGTCAAGCCTGAGGTAGAGATACCGGCCTTGAAGCCCGGCCAGGTCGTCGAGATAGTGGCGGGCGCGTTCAAAGGTATGAAGGCCAAGGTTATAGACGTAAACCAGGCTAAAGGCCAGGTCACAGTATCCCTACTAGAGCCCCTCTTCAGAGCTACAGCCACCATACCAATCGACGAGGTCAGACCCCTGGAGGAGTAG
- a CDS encoding protein translocase SEC61 complex subunit gamma — MGIVDTAREYIVAWRRILTLARKPDDEEYSLLLKLNLLGFTLVGGIGYLIHIGYIILTSG, encoded by the coding sequence TTGGGTATAGTCGATACAGCCAGGGAGTACATAGTCGCCTGGCGCCGTATACTAACCCTAGCCAGGAAGCCTGACGACGAGGAGTACTCGCTGCTCCTCAAGCTGAACTTGCTGGGGTTCACACTAGTGGGCGGTATAGGCTACTTGATACACATAGGCTACATAATATTAACTTCCGGGTGA
- a CDS encoding Mut7-C RNAse domain-containing protein gives MEEEEERRGRGARFIVDSMLGSLAKWLRLMGYDTLYSRTYSDWQILRIAKSSGRIIVTRDRWLHSKARKMGLKSIYIESLSTQERLAELAAKARVDLTLDPGRSRCPLCNGELKPVDKEAVRDRVPEATYSVVDKFYVCTRCGKVYWEGAHWRNMRKTLEEAIKLSRLRKS, from the coding sequence GTGGAGGAGGAAGAGGAGAGGAGAGGTAGAGGGGCGAGGTTTATAGTAGACTCTATGCTGGGTAGCCTGGCTAAATGGCTTAGGCTGATGGGTTATGACACCCTATACTCAAGAACATACTCAGACTGGCAGATACTTAGGATAGCCAAGAGTTCCGGGAGGATAATAGTAACTAGGGATAGATGGCTGCACAGCAAGGCTAGAAAGATGGGCTTGAAATCCATATACATAGAATCCCTTTCAACCCAGGAGAGGCTTGCAGAGCTTGCGGCTAAGGCCAGAGTGGATCTTACCCTCGACCCTGGGAGGAGCAGGTGTCCCCTATGCAACGGAGAACTCAAGCCCGTGGACAAGGAGGCCGTTAGAGATAGGGTCCCCGAGGCTACCTATAGCGTCGTCGACAAGTTCTACGTCTGCACACGCTGCGGAAAAGTGTATTGGGAGGGGGCTCACTGGAGGAATATGAGGAAAACCCTTGAGGAGGCTATTAAGCTTAGTAGGCTCAGAAAATCCTAG
- a CDS encoding CBS domain-containing protein encodes MARGVSQLLSSPVEEAAGKEVPVLDKDFSLAEILKAIEKAKVDRAFLTEGNAIRGVLTFRDVLDKIATVRTKQAYIGGLHGSSFMNEPVKYVQAGEELSRALEIMANGMFTSIPVVDSQGSVEGGITRFELAKLVKDLEVSQDASVRDVMRTFLVSVNLQTRILHVRQLLYEYDISVIPVMDEGRFIGVVGLDELLAVIKSFYNLARGEPRRHTPLKYVIVADAIRMRPPVVTPDASLAEAAEKMLEKRYRAVIVVDNEKPVGFISGIELVNFLLARK; translated from the coding sequence ATGGCCAGGGGTGTCTCGCAACTGCTATCCAGTCCCGTGGAAGAGGCTGCTGGGAAAGAGGTTCCCGTGCTAGACAAGGACTTCTCCCTCGCCGAGATACTGAAGGCTATAGAGAAGGCTAAGGTTGATAGAGCCTTCCTTACAGAGGGTAATGCCATAAGGGGCGTTCTCACGTTCCGGGATGTGCTGGATAAGATTGCAACTGTTAGGACGAAGCAAGCCTATATTGGGGGGCTTCACGGCAGCAGCTTCATGAACGAGCCAGTAAAGTATGTCCAGGCGGGTGAGGAGCTGTCGAGAGCGCTTGAAATAATGGCTAACGGGATGTTCACCAGCATCCCAGTGGTTGATAGCCAGGGGTCGGTGGAGGGTGGTATAACTAGGTTTGAGCTGGCAAAACTTGTTAAGGACCTAGAGGTCTCCCAGGATGCCAGTGTCAGGGATGTCATGAGGACGTTCCTTGTGAGCGTGAACCTGCAGACAAGGATCCTCCACGTTAGACAGCTGCTCTACGAGTATGATATTAGCGTTATACCGGTTATGGATGAGGGCCGCTTCATAGGAGTGGTAGGTCTGGACGAGCTGCTTGCCGTGATAAAGAGCTTCTACAACCTAGCGAGGGGGGAGCCCAGGAGGCATACCCCGCTGAAGTACGTCATAGTCGCTGACGCAATCAGGATGAGGCCGCCTGTAGTGACGCCTGATGCAAGCCTGGCGGAAGCAGCCGAGAAGATGTTGGAGAAGAGGTATAGGGCTGTTATAGTTGTTGATAATGAGAAGCCCGTGGGCTTTATCAGCGGTATCGAGCTCGTTAACTTCCTCCTAGCGAGAAAGTAG
- a CDS encoding DUF72 domain-containing protein, whose amino-acid sequence MVGTCGFQRGRRIHYRLLDAVEVQQTFYDPPPKSQLESWRREAPENFEFTVKAWMLVTHGYNLRLWRRLKREVVGDRSAYGGFKLTRENLWAWSVTLESASALKARIIVVQTPATFRASEDNSERVVEFFNNVERGGFTIAWEPRGTWWNNRDLLEETARKAGLIIAGDVLRERLPPRGQEIVYARLHGLGGAEVNYRYKYTDSDLEMLASIICGGGWREAYVMFNNIHSFDDALRFKQRLGGWCGS is encoded by the coding sequence GTGGTGGGAACCTGCGGCTTCCAGAGGGGGAGGAGAATCCATTACAGGCTTCTCGACGCAGTGGAGGTGCAGCAGACATTCTACGACCCGCCTCCCAAGAGCCAGCTGGAAAGCTGGAGGAGGGAGGCGCCGGAGAATTTCGAGTTCACAGTTAAGGCTTGGATGCTTGTCACGCATGGTTACAACCTCCGGTTGTGGAGGAGGCTGAAGAGGGAGGTCGTGGGGGATAGAAGTGCGTACGGCGGCTTCAAGCTCACCAGGGAGAATCTCTGGGCGTGGAGCGTAACCCTAGAGTCAGCCTCAGCCCTCAAGGCTAGGATTATCGTCGTCCAGACGCCCGCTACATTTAGAGCCTCGGAAGACAATTCGGAAAGGGTGGTAGAGTTCTTCAATAATGTGGAGAGAGGAGGCTTCACTATAGCGTGGGAGCCCAGGGGAACCTGGTGGAATAACCGGGATCTCCTAGAGGAAACTGCTAGGAAGGCTGGCCTCATAATAGCCGGGGACGTTCTGAGGGAGAGGCTACCGCCTCGAGGACAGGAGATAGTGTATGCGAGGCTCCACGGGCTGGGTGGTGCCGAGGTGAACTATAGGTATAAGTATACGGACAGCGACTTGGAGATGCTAGCGTCAATAATATGTGGTGGCGGGTGGAGGGAGGCGTACGTAATGTTTAACAACATACACTCCTTCGACGACGCTCTAAGGTTTAAACAGAGGCTGGGAGGCTGGTGCGGGAGCTAG
- a CDS encoding DNA polymerase sliding clamp → MFRLVYTASTKFKYIAQTLAKINDEGVFEFSLDGLRAWIMSPDKTSLAILEMPSLSFDEYMVEEEMRVVLRTDELNKISRRATRNDDIVFQWNAEEQALEVELRDRKLGFSRKFLVPATSVGAEEMRRLKLEPTVSFTILTDDLKAMIQDVKVVGDFAEFEASEGQVVVRSQAEEKEYEWVMKPGDVLLSLEVEENAKSIYSRQVLEIATKPVGAAESVKVSFASDYPMKIEYTFPNGEKMELYMAPSLAG, encoded by the coding sequence TTGTTCAGGCTGGTTTACACTGCATCGACTAAGTTCAAGTATATTGCCCAGACCCTGGCTAAGATAAACGATGAGGGCGTCTTCGAGTTCTCTCTTGACGGTTTGAGAGCGTGGATAATGAGCCCCGATAAGACTAGCCTGGCTATACTGGAGATGCCTTCGCTTAGCTTCGACGAGTACATGGTTGAGGAGGAGATGAGGGTAGTTTTGAGGACGGACGAGCTGAATAAGATATCGAGGAGGGCCACGAGAAACGATGACATTGTTTTCCAGTGGAATGCGGAGGAGCAGGCTCTTGAAGTGGAGTTGAGAGACAGGAAGCTGGGGTTCTCCCGGAAGTTCCTGGTTCCCGCCACCTCCGTTGGTGCGGAGGAGATGAGGAGGCTCAAGCTCGAGCCCACGGTGTCCTTCACCATTCTAACTGACGACCTTAAAGCAATGATCCAGGATGTCAAGGTCGTAGGCGACTTCGCCGAGTTCGAGGCCAGCGAGGGGCAGGTAGTCGTTAGGAGCCAGGCCGAGGAGAAGGAGTACGAGTGGGTTATGAAGCCCGGCGATGTGCTTCTCAGCCTGGAGGTTGAGGAGAACGCTAAGTCGATATACTCTAGGCAGGTCCTGGAGATAGCCACAAAGCCCGTGGGGGCCGCCGAAAGCGTTAAAGTATCGTTCGCAAGCGACTACCCGATGAAAATAGAGTACACATTCCCAAACGGTGAGAAGATGGAACTTTATATGGCGCCCAGCCTAGCTGGCTAG
- a CDS encoding DEAD/DEAH box helicase has protein sequence MEGSSIPGWVLELLKSAGYRRLLPIQEKAFPIIYRGLNALVVAPTGSGKTEAALVPLLARMKDRGVPRGGGVKIVYVTPLRALNRDLGGRVERLAGLFGYTVQVRHGDTVQSLRRRFLERPPDIVIITPESLALLLTVRRAKEVLKHARAVVVDEIHEIMESKRGVELFLNMEKLELMAGMRLQRVGLSATVSKHSLSRAASLLGSGRHVSMVIDTSPKEYDVEVVVVSDEGRFWDNSVRAIAEIVKKEGGSVLVFANTRSTVETLAYALSRELGEEVPAHHGSLSRHVRERVERDFKSGRVKAIVATSSLELGIDVGRVGLVVQFLSPRQVTAMVQRAGRSGHRFGEKSRAVIVTVDNLFEALESHVIAFRAMKGDLEDITVPKKPYDALAHFMAGAAIDSEPPTLEEVYRLSVSTTPYSELRMEEVEDIASILSDVRVIRLGPGGRLGRSSRTYSYFYRVSMIPDEKTFKVHDVVSGRDVGEVGERFVQLRLMKASDPRSKPYIVLGGKVWKILEVDIDAGKVLVSPEGEVEGAIPAWEGELIPVDFKVAREVCSIISLAMNDREAGRRLLKARRLEERYAERILDTIEETARLWGTALSWKRPVVEEAEGVAILYACLGSKGNFALSLLLSKLMESSVAVEFHYIPYAIVFKSPASRGLGRLVAKSLKTLAKLDPAERLGMLYDAVRRSRAYMVRFYQVAKRMGVVDPDATLFLDIIRKMADAMHGTPVDIETVKELVHEKLDVEALNKFLDDVSDVAVVELKQLSPLARETITNPYLRVDAAVSLKALGLDKIIEAKKRRLSEKRIVFLCVSCGRRHERRVADLPYGTAHRCPYCGSLALAPLPPTETGEKLAEAYSRKRKGARLARDEAKLAKEVEERARLYISLAVEGKARYIAEALSAQGVGPKRARSLLRELQLYGENRFYLALIKAEEDYVSTRRYWKG, from the coding sequence ATGGAGGGGTCTAGCATACCGGGATGGGTTTTGGAACTGCTGAAGTCAGCGGGCTACAGGAGACTACTGCCTATTCAGGAGAAGGCATTTCCCATAATATATCGCGGTCTTAACGCACTGGTTGTGGCGCCCACAGGCTCGGGCAAGACTGAAGCCGCTCTGGTTCCCCTTCTCGCCAGGATGAAGGACCGGGGCGTGCCTAGGGGCGGCGGGGTCAAGATAGTTTACGTTACCCCCCTTAGGGCGCTGAATAGAGACCTGGGGGGGAGGGTTGAGAGGCTGGCGGGGCTCTTTGGCTATACAGTCCAGGTAAGGCACGGGGATACCGTCCAGTCCTTAAGGAGGAGGTTTCTCGAGAGGCCGCCGGACATAGTGATAATTACCCCCGAGAGCTTGGCACTCCTCCTAACAGTTAGGAGGGCGAAGGAGGTTCTGAAACATGCTAGAGCAGTTGTTGTGGATGAAATACATGAGATAATGGAGAGTAAGCGCGGTGTCGAGCTCTTCCTCAACATGGAGAAGCTGGAACTCATGGCTGGTATGAGGCTTCAGAGGGTGGGGCTCTCCGCAACAGTGTCTAAACACAGCCTCTCAAGAGCGGCCTCACTACTTGGTTCCGGCAGGCACGTCTCTATGGTCATAGACACTAGCCCGAAGGAGTATGACGTTGAAGTAGTGGTTGTTAGTGATGAAGGCAGGTTTTGGGACAACAGTGTTAGGGCGATTGCAGAGATAGTTAAGAAGGAGGGCGGCTCCGTACTGGTTTTTGCTAACACAAGGTCCACGGTGGAGACGCTGGCCTACGCCCTCTCCCGGGAGCTTGGTGAGGAGGTGCCGGCACATCACGGCAGCCTCTCCCGCCATGTTAGGGAGCGTGTCGAGAGGGATTTCAAGAGCGGTAGGGTGAAGGCTATAGTAGCGACGAGCAGCCTAGAGCTGGGGATAGACGTTGGCAGGGTGGGCCTGGTGGTACAGTTCCTGTCGCCTCGTCAAGTAACCGCAATGGTGCAGAGGGCTGGAAGGTCTGGCCACAGGTTCGGCGAGAAGAGTAGGGCTGTGATAGTCACGGTGGACAACCTCTTCGAGGCCCTAGAGTCCCATGTAATAGCGTTCAGAGCTATGAAGGGCGATCTAGAAGACATTACCGTCCCTAAGAAGCCGTACGACGCTCTGGCCCACTTCATGGCGGGAGCCGCCATAGATTCGGAGCCCCCTACCCTGGAGGAGGTCTACAGGCTTTCCGTCTCCACCACGCCCTACAGTGAACTGAGGATGGAGGAGGTCGAGGACATAGCCAGCATCTTGAGCGACGTGAGAGTGATACGGCTAGGCCCAGGAGGCAGGCTGGGGAGGTCCTCTAGAACCTACAGCTACTTCTACAGAGTCTCGATGATACCGGACGAGAAGACTTTCAAAGTGCATGACGTTGTTTCCGGCCGGGATGTGGGTGAGGTGGGGGAAAGGTTTGTTCAGCTCAGGCTTATGAAGGCCTCTGACCCAAGGTCCAAGCCCTACATAGTGCTAGGGGGTAAGGTGTGGAAAATACTGGAGGTTGACATCGACGCTGGCAAGGTGCTGGTGTCGCCAGAGGGGGAGGTTGAGGGTGCCATCCCCGCGTGGGAGGGGGAGTTGATCCCTGTCGACTTCAAGGTTGCGAGGGAGGTCTGCAGCATCATAAGCCTTGCTATGAACGATAGGGAGGCTGGTAGGAGGCTCCTCAAGGCTAGGAGGCTTGAGGAGAGGTATGCAGAGAGGATACTGGATACTATTGAGGAGACAGCGAGACTATGGGGCACGGCGCTCTCGTGGAAGAGGCCTGTGGTTGAAGAGGCAGAGGGAGTGGCCATACTCTACGCTTGTCTCGGGAGCAAAGGAAACTTCGCCCTGAGCCTCCTCCTGTCCAAGCTTATGGAGAGCAGCGTCGCCGTAGAGTTCCACTATATACCATACGCTATAGTATTTAAGTCGCCCGCTTCGAGAGGTCTCGGCAGGCTTGTGGCAAAGTCTCTAAAAACCCTCGCCAAGCTCGACCCGGCTGAGAGGCTAGGAATGCTGTATGACGCAGTCAGGAGGAGTAGAGCCTATATGGTGAGGTTCTACCAGGTTGCTAAGAGGATGGGGGTTGTCGACCCCGACGCCACCCTATTCCTCGACATTATAAGGAAGATGGCGGACGCCATGCACGGCACCCCAGTCGACATAGAGACTGTGAAGGAGCTTGTCCACGAGAAGCTCGATGTAGAAGCTCTGAACAAGTTTCTAGACGATGTAAGCGATGTAGCTGTAGTAGAGCTCAAACAGCTCTCCCCACTCGCCAGGGAAACCATAACTAACCCCTACCTTAGGGTAGACGCTGCTGTTAGCCTGAAAGCACTGGGCCTGGATAAGATAATAGAGGCCAAGAAGAGGAGGCTGTCGGAGAAGAGGATAGTGTTCCTATGCGTCTCATGCGGGAGGAGACATGAAAGAAGGGTGGCAGACCTCCCCTACGGAACAGCACATAGATGCCCCTACTGTGGATCCCTAGCCCTAGCTCCCCTACCTCCCACCGAGACTGGTGAGAAGCTTGCCGAAGCATACTCAAGGAAGAGGAAGGGGGCTAGACTCGCCCGGGATGAGGCGAAGCTCGCCAAGGAGGTTGAGGAGAGGGCTAGACTATACATCTCACTGGCTGTCGAGGGTAAGGCTAGATACATAGCTGAGGCGCTATCAGCCCAGGGAGTAGGGCCCAAGAGAGCTAGAAGCCTTCTAAGAGAGCTACAGCTCTACGGCGAAAACCGTTTTTACCTGGCGCTCATAAAGGCCGAGGAGGACTATGTCTCCACCAGGAGGTACTGGAAGGGCTAG
- the aspS gene encoding aspartate--tRNA(Asn) ligase, protein MLKDRFIADIISSKYSLLGGRVRVCGWAHRIRDLGRLKFVLVRDRSGVIQATVKRGESPEEALRAAEDLKLESVVCIEGELRRAPTREGVEVKVERLEVLNSPVEPLPLEVEGSEKASLPTRLRYRWLDLRNPMVSAIFELEAMVAKVFRDYYWSQGFVEIFTPKIVAAGTESGAEVFPVVYFDKTAFLAQSPQFYKQFAVIAGLERVFEIGPVFRAEPHHTSRHLNEYHSLDIEVGFIEGYNDVMNYVEGFMRAIARMLEEEGRRILELYKVEPPRIPASGIPRIPLRKAYEILEERFGKKVEHGEDLDSEGERLMGAYASEELDSDFIFIVEYPWKVRPFYTMRKEDEPDWTYSFDLLYRGLEIVTGGQREHRYHRLLDNLNDKGLDAESFQFYLDFFKHGAPPHGGAGMGLERIVMQTLRLENIREARMLPRDTERITP, encoded by the coding sequence TTGTTGAAGGACAGGTTTATAGCCGATATAATCTCCTCGAAGTATAGCCTACTAGGGGGTAGGGTTAGGGTCTGCGGATGGGCTCATAGGATAAGGGATCTTGGCAGGCTAAAGTTCGTACTCGTTAGGGATAGGAGCGGGGTTATACAGGCGACTGTCAAGAGGGGGGAGAGCCCTGAAGAGGCTCTCAGGGCCGCTGAGGACCTGAAGCTAGAGTCGGTTGTGTGCATTGAAGGCGAGCTGCGGCGAGCTCCCACCAGGGAGGGTGTTGAGGTTAAGGTCGAGAGGCTTGAGGTTCTGAACTCCCCGGTCGAGCCCCTCCCTCTTGAAGTTGAGGGGTCTGAGAAGGCTTCGCTACCCACCAGGCTAAGGTACAGGTGGCTCGACCTGAGGAACCCTATGGTCTCCGCCATATTCGAGCTCGAGGCTATGGTGGCGAAGGTCTTTAGAGACTACTATTGGAGCCAGGGCTTCGTGGAGATATTCACACCCAAGATTGTCGCGGCGGGCACGGAAAGCGGCGCCGAGGTTTTCCCGGTGGTTTACTTCGACAAGACGGCCTTCCTCGCCCAGAGCCCCCAGTTCTACAAGCAGTTCGCTGTTATAGCGGGGCTTGAAAGGGTTTTCGAAATAGGCCCTGTCTTCAGGGCCGAGCCCCACCACACCTCGAGGCACCTAAACGAGTATCACAGCCTCGACATAGAGGTCGGCTTCATAGAGGGCTACAACGACGTTATGAACTATGTAGAGGGCTTCATGAGGGCTATAGCCAGGATGCTGGAGGAAGAGGGTAGGAGGATACTCGAGCTATACAAGGTCGAGCCTCCAAGGATACCGGCATCAGGCATACCCAGGATACCGTTAAGGAAGGCCTACGAGATACTCGAAGAGAGGTTCGGGAAGAAGGTTGAGCACGGCGAGGACCTGGATAGCGAGGGTGAGAGGCTGATGGGCGCGTACGCCAGCGAGGAGCTAGACTCGGACTTCATCTTCATAGTGGAATACCCCTGGAAGGTTAGACCCTTCTACACCATGAGGAAGGAGGACGAGCCGGATTGGACGTACAGCTTCGACCTTCTATACAGGGGTCTCGAGATTGTTACGGGCGGGCAGAGGGAGCACAGGTATCACAGGCTGCTGGATAACCTCAACGACAAGGGGCTGGACGCAGAGAGCTTCCAGTTTTACCTAGACTTCTTCAAACACGGAGCACCGCCACACGGCGGCGCGGGCATGGGGCTGGAGAGGATAGTTATGCAAACCCTAAGGCTGGAGAACATAAGGGAGGCTAGAATGCTGCCTAGAGACACTGAAAGGATAACCCCCTAA
- a CDS encoding DUF61 family protein — protein MKQGKATRRYIETRYRETAKRLAQNIPRETVTLYEASRGRVRITLYSGETHILDRAEVQSILEIAPPYFWKLARIPIVLRYEKTASGVARYVVQGDSWQKRLVEIIVRGDYSPEGLGELTVSQFQKLVARYRSIFFVTISP, from the coding sequence ATGAAGCAGGGCAAGGCAACCAGGAGATACATAGAGACAAGGTATAGGGAGACGGCGAAGAGGCTAGCACAGAACATACCCAGGGAGACGGTAACCCTATACGAGGCGTCTAGGGGACGCGTGAGAATAACGCTGTACTCGGGCGAAACCCACATACTCGACAGGGCGGAGGTGCAGAGTATCCTAGAAATAGCACCACCGTACTTCTGGAAGCTTGCCAGGATACCCATAGTTTTGAGGTACGAGAAGACCGCCTCAGGGGTTGCAAGATACGTGGTTCAGGGGGACAGCTGGCAGAAGAGGCTTGTGGAGATAATAGTTAGAGGCGACTACAGCCCGGAGGGGCTTGGGGAGCTGACGGTATCCCAGTTCCAGAAGCTAGTAGCAAGGTACAGGTCGATTTTCTTCGTGACAATATCCCCCTAG